Genomic window (Gymnogyps californianus isolate 813 chromosome 2, ASM1813914v2, whole genome shotgun sequence):
TAAGGCACAAAGAAAACTCATCTATGCAAGAGCCCAAGCTTACCACAAGGAGTACAGGCACATGTATAGGCAGGAGATCCGTATGGCCAGGATGGCCCGAAAAGCTGGCAATTACTACGTTCCAGCGGAACCGAAACTGGCATTTGTGATCAGGATAAGAGGGTAAGATTGAATACAGATGTAAACGATTTTATGttcaaaagcactgaaattgGCTTTCTTGTTATCTGTCTGTTTTGAGGGCTTAAATATGTCAATAAAATCAAGCCTTCCACTGGTGGCTTGGAAAGTTGTTGGCAGTATGTTGTGTGTGCACCAGAGGCTTATTTAATTAAGTGCAAAATCATTATGCTGGCTATGTCTACTGTCTTTAGGAATCCCTGATTTTTAAGAGGAAGGCAAGGCTACAAATACATGCAGACGGTTGTTCTGTTTCACCTTAATCTCAATAAAATTACCTGCCAGTATTCCACAATATTCTGCGAAGCTTTGTTTGAAGTGTTTGTTTAACTCTCCTTTGGTAAAGTGTTATAGAAAACTAACAAAAGGTGTGATTGGAAGAATTATGTTCAGGAGAGCATAAGGATAGTTCTAAATCATTTAAGTataatgcttattttaattcttttcatgGAAATAGATATATTTTAACTTCATACTGAAATATATAGAGATAGTAAATGATCCACTAAACTTGCTTTGTGTAATTGGTAAATAGTGATGCGTTTTATATGGGAACAATActattgtggggttttttttaacctgataCTTAGTGTTATCTGGGATGTAGATAATTgaggcttttttcctgtgttctctAGCACCAATGGTGTCAGCCCTAAGGTCCGCAAGGTGTTGCAGCTTCTTCGCCTGCGTCAGATTTTTAACGGCACGTTTGTAAAACTCAACAAAGCTTCTATCAACATGTTGCGGATTGTTGAACCCTATATTGCATGGGGGTGAGTGAAGTGGCCAGTTTTATCAAATCAGGGTGCAAATGTTGAGTGCCTTTTGCATTTTGCTACACTAGACTTGCAGGTTTCCCTTGTGTTCAGAATCTTTTTAGATCTTCTGTGTGCTTTCCCTGCTTTGAATTGAAAACATGATGAAGGCAGTGCTTTAAAAGGTAATGCTTGCCAGATATGATTACACTCTCATACTAGTGTTCTTGGGAATTCTGTGTAAGTAAGATTTGcttctctgttgcttttgtatttgcattttggaCATGCTGAAATGATCTTAAATTGTTTGTTATGGAAGTTTCATTCGAGAATGTTAACTTGGAATGTGGCTTGCAAAgacttaaaattttttttcttacttgacTGTTTCAGTTATCCCAATCTGAAGTCTGTGCATGAATTGATCTACAAGCGTGGTTACGGCAAGATCAACAAGCAGCGCATTGCTCTTACTGATAATTCCCTGATTCAGAAACGCCTTGGTAAATACTGCTTCACttaacaaaacaagaaaccaaCTTGTTGAATTTGAATGATAAATGCGAAGCTGGACAACTATCCTTACTTGTCTCTGGAGAATAGTAGTGATTGGTTAATAATCTCTACTTCTGTCTTAATAGCTTAATACAAAGCAAGCTGGAAGTAACTTTCATTAT
Coding sequences:
- the RPL7 gene encoding 60S ribosomal protein L7; translation: MAEKEAKKVPSVPESLLKKRQAYAAIKAKRQKKMLAIKKFRKAQRKLIYARAQAYHKEYRHMYRQEIRMARMARKAGNYYVPAEPKLAFVIRIRGTNGVSPKVRKVLQLLRLRQIFNGTFVKLNKASINMLRIVEPYIAWGYPNLKSVHELIYKRGYGKINKQRIALTDNSLIQKRLGKLGIICMEDVIHEIYTVGKNFKVVNNFLWPFKLSSPRGGMKKKTIHFVEGGDAGNREDQINRLIRRMN